In Phacochoerus africanus isolate WHEZ1 chromosome 2, ROS_Pafr_v1, whole genome shotgun sequence, one DNA window encodes the following:
- the LOC125121260 gene encoding interferon omega-1-like, producing MAFMLCILTALVVFSYSSGGSLGCDLSQNHVHISRKNLVLLHQMRRISPSFCLKDRKDFGLPQEMVDGSHLQKAQAISVLHEMLQQTFLLFHIERSSAAWDSILLDKLHSGLHQQLEDLDPCLVQEMGEQASALGMAMKKYFQGIHLYLKEKKYSDCAWEIVRVEIRRALSFSTNLQERLRIMDEYLGSP from the coding sequence ATGGCCTTCATGCTCTGTATACTGACAGCCCTGGTGGTgttcagctacagctctggggGATCTCTAGGCTGTGACCTGTCTCAGAACCACGTGCACATCAGCAGGAAGAACCTGGTGCTTCTGCATCAGATGAGGAGAAtctctccttctttctgtctGAAGGACAGAAAAGACTTCGGGCTCCCCCAGGAGATGGTGGATGGCAGCCACCTGCAGAAGGCCCAAGCTATCTCTGTCCTCCACGAAATGCTCCAGCAGaccttcctcctcttccacatAGAGCGCTCCTCTGCTGCCTGGGACTCCATCCTCCTGGACAAGCTCCACTCTGGACTCCATCAGCAGCTGGAAGACCTGGACCCCTGCTTGGTGCAGGAGATGGGAGAGCAGGCATCTGCCCTGGGAATGGCCATGAAGAAGTACTTCCAGGGAATCCATCTCTacctgaaagagaagaaatacagtGACTGTGCCTGGGAGATTGTCAGAGTGGAAATTAGGAGAGCCTTGTCTTTCTCAACCAACTTGCAAGAAAGGTTAAGAATTATGGATGAATACCTGGGGTCACCTTGA